The Parafrankia discariae genome has a segment encoding these proteins:
- a CDS encoding transposase — protein MPRQLPPDVRQSRYFYRPQREYSRSSEKTWVFGALRIRDGTEITYCAPARNSDGWIRLLTEVIHANPRGPIRIVTDNLTTHTSGKVREWLTHHPRIQQVFIPKKACWLNLAEGWWRLLRRAAFAGQTFADPDEITHAVEVATTQLNAHAKPWICGRPSPPTRRPRRQFVYRL, from the coding sequence GTGCCACGTCAGCTACCACCGGATGTGCGGCAGAGCCGTTACTTTTACAGGCCCCAGCGCGAGTACTCCCGTAGCAGCGAGAAGACCTGGGTCTTCGGCGCCCTGCGCATCCGCGACGGCACCGAGATCACCTACTGCGCCCCGGCTCGCAACAGCGACGGCTGGATCAGGCTGCTCACCGAGGTCATCCACGCCAACCCCCGCGGCCCGATCCGGATCGTCACCGACAACCTGACCACCCACACCAGCGGGAAAGTCCGCGAGTGGCTGACCCACCACCCACGCATCCAACAGGTATTCATCCCGAAGAAGGCCTGCTGGCTCAACCTGGCCGAAGGCTGGTGGCGACTCCTACGCCGGGCCGCGTTCGCCGGCCAGACCTTCGCCGATCCCGACGAGATCACCCACGCCGTCGAGGTGGCCACCACCCAGCTCAACGCCCACGCGAAACCCTGGATCTGTGGACGCCCGTCCCCACCCACCCGCAGACCCCGCCGCCAGTTCGTCTACCGCCTTTAA